Part of the Plasmodium vinckei vinckei genome assembly, chromosome: PVVCY_13 genome, atttatatttttttagtgagaaaacaatatttttttcatgtttaatatgtataatatttagCATATTATCATGTTTACTTtttccttatttttttttaattatttcacTTATGATAGtgcaaattattattttttttatatatgtgttgTGCCGTTTCGATCGAATAAGATCGTTTGTTTTATCAATTGGTTCACCCCATTATTAATGTCATGAAACAATAAAGaaacgaaaaaataaaaaataaaaaaaatcgtaaataatatatacacagTATAATGTATCAATGTGAATGGGAATAAAATGCAAActgtaaaataatataatcgTACGATGcggaatattattattttataattatatatgcatatgcacACACATAATACACGTgagtttttttaaataatttaaagcggaatatttatataacaaatattaaaagaaaatatgcatgtacatttgtaattatataaattaataaaagtatGTAGGAATATATGTGGGGGAATATAcatcataattatattaataaaattattttttcccctctaataaaatttagGATTGTCTTTATATACAGGCAGGGGGAAGATCATTAAGTCCTGTACATTTGACTAAATCAGCGTTACAATATGATACACCACAGTTATAGCATTTATTTGAGCATGGGTTTCCAAATAAACATTTCAACCAGCAATTTGATTTTCCGCAATCAACAGAATCTTTAAAGCATTCTACACAAGTACTTGATAAttgtacattttttattaataattctttttgAACACAAGCCATTGTTTTTTCACCCGATCCCAAATTATCAACAGAACAATGCATCATAGCATCATAAAAGAAATTACTTGGCTCCATTTTAGATCTTACTCTTGTTCCAGTTTTGTCAATTTGTCCATAAATTATATCTCGATCAGATTGGGATACACAACCATCTGTTATAAATGATGTATTATTACCTTGTACATTATATTCACATTCacttaaattatttattatatttttaattaatatatttatggtctctaattttatatcataaaatatatcgcaattaaatataacatGTGGTAAACCAATTACAACAAATGATTTATTAGCATTACACAAACTTTCGACATTTCCgtttttcaatatatttgatattCTAATTAATACTCTTTTTGGATTTAAATCATTATATCTACCACTTAATAATTCATCAATATGTTTAAGTACAATATCACGTTTTTTTGTAGAAGTAAATGCTAAAATTGTATCGATCGAATCTTTTAAAACTATACCATCTTTTGATTCTCCTTCCCAATTATCACTCcaccattttttatgtgcTTTGTTATTATgtgcattattatatggGTTTCCCCAATAGTTGTTAGTATCAActatattactattatttattttattgctCGTATTATTTCCTACAGTTTCAGCCCCACATAATATCGAAATAGGGGCAAAAAATGGTCTTAATTCATTGCTTAATAGACCAATTATTGCCAGCACGAATGGGGTAAATATGCTAATTTTCTGAAttcttttcatttaaaactaattgtatatttttttttatatatttttgaaaaaatttaacTTTACCTGCACAAataatacacatatattattaattatttatttcctgtgttttatataatcgaaggaataatattatgcatGTCGATTTCTTCAAATATAACTATCTATAATGTCGTATACacgcatatataattatgtataaatattaaattaatgaaaaaaaacttattttagcaaagttaaaaaaaaaaaaaaattaaaataaatattaaactATATAAATCATTTCATAGCATAGcattgcatatatataatatttattaaaattcataaaaaattaattaaaaaaaaaaaaaaaaaaataaaaaatagattaACTTGAAAATAACGTATTATGTTGCAGTTTCctacaattttaattattaatttttatggtaaaaaaattagaaagaggcaatatataaaaaaattaaaatagtaataacaatcatatataaaagattATTATGAGTGCAAATAACATATTACTAAAAagttttacaattttatttccctttctatataataatatcccctattaatttaaatgcatatataatatattttttatattgcgTACGTACCCAaggtatatattattttagagtataaacatttattattttttcccatatattttattagcgcaatatagtatatataataatgcagtagtaatgatataatataataatgactTTATTTCCATATAGGTAGCATAAGTGTTTCATAAAATGAACTGTAAAAAataggaaataaaatatttataattattttgtaaatttttgaatatttcaaaaatatattactgaaaaaattaaaacattaaAGTTGGTATATTTGAATGAAAAACATATAgcatacaaatatatatatatatatatataaattaaacatGTATATGCAATAAATGCATGcacatatttttagtaGTATAATATCTTTACCTtgtgtaaaaaatgaaaaatgacgtaattaaaaaattcaataggtttatatttgtagtgataatttattcattacatttatatttgaatataatagCAAGGTGTGAACACATTGGTTTAGCAaaatatgaagaaaaagaatttgatgaaaataCTAAATATAAATCTATAGTTATTGATGCCGGATCTACTGGCACAAGggtttatatttatgactACATTACTTCAAATGAcaataaagatataaaaatttatatacctTCTATAAATTATCGAACTACACCTGGCTTAGTATACTTGTTGAatagctattttttaaataatgacaAAGAgcctttttataattattttaaaaaaataaagaattttatttatgaaaatgttaaaaaagaagaacGATCAAGTACCGTTATCTTGATCAGGGCTTCAGGAGGGTTTAGATTACTAAGTATAAGCCAATCggaaaaatatgttaattttgttaaaaattatttttttgaaaattttaatgactttttattaattgataacttattaattaaaatattaagtgGTAAAGAAGAGGCTATTTTATCGTATGTGTCTATTTATGCCCTTTTAGAAAGACTCAAACCAAGTcccattatatttataaataataatgaggAAAAAGAACCACACAACGATATTAATACTgtgaataaaaatgacGATGATCATATAATTGGTGTCCTTGAAAGTGGTGGGGCTACTGctcaaattattataaaagttCCAGATTCTAAAATGAGtaaagatatattaaatccaatgaattataaacataaagaaaataataaagatgatgttattgaagaaaattataaaagtaaaaatattgtaaaaataaaattatttgaaaaaaatatgtatttatattgtaaAAGCTATTTATCATTAGGTCGACAAAATGCAatgaaaacatatttacaCTATGCTGTACATGAgcattatgaaaaaaaaaatattttaaataaacaaaatcaaataaataaaaatgagaCAACTAGTGCTGCTAATATTGAtcaaaacaaatttataacaGTCCCTTGTTTCCCAAAagattttaaatttttaataaataatttatataaaacttCCATTGATGAAGAATTAGAAGAATAtgatgaacaaaataaaaaagaattaaaagatGATGAATATGTAGGTATAGGTACAGGTGATTCAAATTTGTGTAGAAAACAAATACAAACTATTTTAAACTATTCAAAAATTGATAATTTACcattcaaaataaaaaaatttattaagttATATGGAATTGAAAACTTTCACCATTTTGCTATTGTAAGgatatataacaataaaagTGTAACAATATAAGGAgtgtttttttcatttttttagtcacttgtttgaaaaaagaaaaactataaacttttaatattttccatttatatttcttcctttttttttttatactagGACATATTAAACATCCCAGAAACATATAATCCTATTTCTTTGGATACAAATATGTACTTAAAAAAGGCAGAGGAAATTTGCCCTCTTACTATAGATGAAATTAGAAAGATTGTACATCCCAACGCGAATATAGAGAAGGCTCAAACATCATGTTTTGggtaattttgaaaaaatataaaagttttCATTTGATTTGTATATGaattacaatattttttattcctagcatagtatttttaattaattaactaaattgtataaatatctactctttcaattttataggctaatatttttatatgaatttatGAGGCATGTATTGAAAATTGATAACTCCATATTGTTCTACTCAACAAATTATGTAAGCAAttaggaaaaaataaatatttctttctACACACACATACATATCCATACGTTGTTTATgtacataatttattttgcaCACATGTACTtatcaattattttttattatgttttttgtaggtaaaaaaaaataatattacttGGACAATTGCAGCTTTACTTTTAAATATCCCCAGACATTTacatttaattaaaaaaaaaaaacaaaattatgataatgATGAGCTTTAATTTTTAGCATATGGTATACAATTCTctttgaattattattttttttgttttttaaaaattgtgcTTTATTGTAATTGGTTTTCAATACATTTTAAggcatttaaataatttttataaaatgtttatatcCTTTAGAAATGCAATTAATCTTGTGTCAtaatttgcatttttttaaaaaggttaatcatttttatatttatgatgctaagtatatatttttttttgtatccAATAAACTGCTAAACAAATTGTATTACaacttttaaaatgttgaccttatttttaaaacaccataaaatacatatgaATAAGTACATATGTAAATACTTAATTTAactgtaaaatatatataaagcgGATTTTTATGAAGTtctcatattatataaaatttcttTCGAAAGCAACAATCCCTCTtcctattttatttatttttcttttttgtatttcttacataaattatgttttGTTTGAAAGATACctaatttttcattctacattttttgaaattttattttttcacacTCTCCCCTCTATAAATGCACATAAATGTATGTGTATACTTTTGTGGGgttaacaaatatattggttgagtttatatttcattttttaatttacaaTTACACCATTTACATTCATTtagttataatatttatttaaatattaagagtattaaaaagaatatatatttatataccaTCCTATTGTTGCTAACAaacaatttataatttgtcttttttttggcaattaatatattagcCTTAATTTGCGGATTTCATGtgcatattatacataatcCGTGAAGACAagacattaaaaaaaagtttataaGCCAGtgaaaaaatggaattatCCATAGATGGAAAACTGATAAAGTTTAgtgtaataattatataaaaaatatatacatttatatatacacatatatatttatatatatgggaTATTATAATTGATGTGAGAGATGGGGGaagatatataataaaataaataaagtgCTAATTCTTTGATATTTACAAGCCTTTTAAGTGTAAAAAGAGTTAATTGCTTATTCTCTTTTTCATCTTTCAAATGTTGTAATGTGATaagaaatgaaatattacaaaataaaataatatagccATTagcaatatataaatggcTAGATAGCCAAATGtaaaagaacaaaaaaaaaaaaaaaaaaatcactattttatagtaaaatacacacatttttaaaaaatatttaagcctattttatttctaaaaTGTGTGATATGATTTATACTTATCATACTAGGTAATTTACCTAAGTAGGCAAAATGCATAagtaacatttttattgttaataAGCTGTTCATTTATTCATTACTTTATTATTGCAACAATTTgggatattattttcattggacattattttacattttttttaatagttttcgataaatataaatttgaaaaaaattataattttcaattttttttaaaattcccagcaataataaaaaataaatatatttatgtatgcCATAAGTTAAGTGTAAAATagaatttttcataatatataaaaattttatgagaaatatgcattatattatattacgtattttttttaattaaatacaaaatttttaatcaaatatatatatgtatgctacgtattatatgtatagttcctttttttttttgtctataCATTAGTGTAAAAGTGCCATATTCATACGGATTATGTAtgcttatatattatatataaagtatTTTATCCCCTTATTCGaagtaaaatattatagattttttttattatttaaaataacttattttttttttgtaaaattttgcaaaaaatataatacatttaaatattcatgcatattttattataatatgtgTATGCATGaattgtgtatatattatttttttaatctgTATAGTAGCAATAAGCACACAagaaatcaaataaaataatttgaattatgaaaataaaaattaaaaagaaataaataatcacAAACAGGAAGGGAaggaagaagaaaaaaaaatagttacAGTATTATGCTATGTAATTGTGATaccaaatataaaaaataaaaccgAATAGCATACATATACAGCCGATCTGATTATTCATCTTTCACTTTGCAAGGCCATTTATGTgcctttttattatgctGTTTGCactttttccatatttaatataattattattttatttttataatttggttttataatggaaaaaagaaaaattttaaGAATAGGAAAAAGTGTTGTACATGGGCGAGCAGGCCCATTAAGAGGGGAAATGGATAACGGCGAAAATTATGAAAGGgctaataaaagaaatgaagaaaattttagtgaatataataataataaagaaaattatacaaattcTCGATTTAATAATAACCAAGTTAATGAAAATcgaaattatgaaaataaatatgaagatGCAAAAAACACAACTGAGGACATATTAAATAGCCATTATAACAAAGATGATAGTGAAAATACCAGTGTCGATATTTTTGAGCAATTACTTCAAAGAGAGCTAGCCAAAGGGGCTTTAGGAGGTGGAGTTGTCGAAAATAATccaaacaaaatgaaaggAAATATGGGTAAAATTCATGACAATAATGCCAAtgacataaaatataatgtaaacactaacaaaaataacaatttaGATAAATATTCAATAAATGATCAAACAAacggaaataaaaatatgaccAATACCAATACtaataatgaagaagaagatgGTGATGATATGtctaaaataaaattaagtgATCGAATTAACAATTCAGTAGTAAGATATAGAATACATGGATATAATGAGATAATAAGAATATTCtcaaataatgatgatatgaataaaaaaatagaaataataaacgaACTATTTAGAGATGAAGATTGTGTACTAAAGTATATATCAGACAATAATGTTATATGCCAATTAAAAGCTAGTGAAATGACAgaagaatatttaaatgttttaaaagaaatttatttttataattataaagataaatataaaacagaAGATGCACTAATTGATTCATTTGTGAAtgaatatagaaataagttatttaatttatttagtaaaatttatattgttttatgtgaaaaaatattaacaaatgTAAAATCGTTTGATAATggatttaatataataagtaaaataatagaatATTGTTCAAGTGATAAAACaacattaaatatattaacaatattATCTGATCATATGAATTCGATATATATGAAAGCTAATAAATCgattgtaaatataaaagggataaaaataaaagtagtAGCATccatgttattattattttataaattgttAAATTCTTTTAAAGCGAATGTTATATGTGTAAAgacaataaataaatgttgtctaaaatttaatgaaatGGTAGATAAATCAGTTAAAacgaatttttatttattatatatagaaattcTTACTCaagttaaaaataaagaatttcaaaattgtatattaaatgaattaaatagtcaacaaaaaaattatataacaaaaGAATTACAAAAAGATCAAAATGGAGAACATCCAAAAattgatgaaaattttaaaacgTATTTAACAAATCAACCACATTTAGATGAAATAGCTAATAACATAGCAAATAATGGATTTATGATAACTCCAGCAAATTTAATAGATGAAACGGATGTCTTTAAAGAGATTTGTACAAAACAATGGGAAAAAAGAGTTTTAGAAGGTTGTGTAGATAATAATactaatagtaataataatgcaaataataataacacaTCATTGagtaatgaaaatttattaccatggaaaataaaagtagaagcaattaatttattatatgagaaaataaaatcaaaatttgctataaaaaaaacaggtTATATAACTACAATATTAGGCATTATctctaaattattaaaaaatgaatctGCATTACCTGTTGTTGTATCAACTTTAAAATTACTTCATATATTAATCGAAAAGTttgaaaaagatatatatactactGTCAAgaaattttcatttgttttatgCTCTAAATTGAAAGATTCAAATAAACAAGTTTCTAATGCTTGTATGGAATGTTTAACAAAAGctattattgtatataatatagatatatttatagatgatttatctaaaaattttaaggataaaaataataataccagattattaacattagaatttataattaaagtGTTTGATCatatagataaaaaaaatataataactaTAATTGATATAACAAAgcatttattaaatgataCTGTTgctaatattaaaaatgcaGCTTTTAAAGTTTATGCTATGATTATAGCTAATTATACTGAAGAAATTTATCCCTCTTTTTTCAATTCCATTTCGGctagcaaaaaaaaatctataTTAGCTCTTTGCTCGTCTGTTCAGGTTgcaaaaaaacaaaacaaagCAGACAAACAAGAAGATAAAGAAAGCCAAAACTCAAAAAGACAGaaagaatatgaaaaaaatgatgcatttaaaaattctaatgtaaataatgaagAGCATTCAGATAACACACTTTCAATACCTAACAATATTATGAACAATTTAAATTCAACAAATTTTGTGCATAAAATTGAAGCACTAAATTCAATAAGTGATTGGCTAAAAGAAGGTGAAAAcattaa contains:
- a CDS encoding adenosine-diphosphatase, putative, with translation MKNDVIKKFNRFIFVVIIYSLHLYLNIIARCEHIGLAKYEEKEFDENTKYKSIVIDAGSTGTRVYIYDYITSNDNKDIKIYIPSINYRTTPGLVYLLNSYFLNNDKEPFYNYFKKIKNFIYENVKKEERSSTVILIRASGGFRLLSISQSEKYVNFVKNYFFENFNDFLLIDNLLIKILSGKEEAILSYVSIYALLERLKPSPIIFINNNEEKEPHNDINTVNKNDDDHIIGVLESGGATAQIIIKVPDSKMSKDILNPMNYKHKENNKDDVIEENYKSKNIVKIKLFEKNMYLYCKSYLSLGRQNAMKTYLHYAVHEHYEKKNILNKQNQINKNETTSAANIDQNKFITVPCFPKDFKFLINNLYKTSIDEELEEYDEQNKKELKDDEYVGIGTGDSNLCRKQIQTILNYSKIDNLPFKIKKFIKLYGIENFHHFAIDILNIPETYNPISLDTNMYLKKAEEICPLTIDEIRKIVHPNANIEKAQTSCFGLIFLYEFMRHVLKIDNSILFYSTNYVKKNNITWTIAALLLNIPRHLHLIKKKKQNYDNDEL